One Micromonospora sp. FIMYZ51 genomic window carries:
- a CDS encoding endo alpha-1,4 polygalactosaminidase has product MRRDPAYRLGRRGRRPATAELAMRDGLDGRPRRGVTPALPAGLALVLLTTMAACRPDAAPPGAPTGWPAASARHWRWQWQLDGVLDPTVEAEVFVLDPVATTAAQTTELRSRNRRLICQVYVGSVHPDDPDASRYPAQVRGATSTGTGRSWLDVRRWETLRPVLADRFRLCRGKGFAAVVIADADGYDKRSGFPLEFDDQLAFNRRVAALARSLGLSPGLLGALAQVAALAPDFDFAVNEECVRLKNCAKLLPFADAGKPVFHVEYTGATLDFCVTSVGYGFASMRKNRTLDAWRQPCPPPP; this is encoded by the coding sequence GTGCGTCGGGATCCGGCGTACCGGCTCGGGCGGCGCGGACGCCGCCCCGCGACCGCGGAGCTGGCCATGCGCGACGGGCTGGACGGGCGACCGAGGCGAGGGGTAACCCCGGCGCTGCCGGCCGGCCTGGCACTCGTACTGCTCACCACCATGGCGGCCTGCCGGCCGGACGCCGCCCCGCCGGGCGCGCCGACCGGTTGGCCGGCCGCCTCGGCGCGGCACTGGCGGTGGCAGTGGCAGCTCGACGGGGTGCTGGACCCGACGGTCGAGGCGGAAGTCTTCGTGCTCGATCCGGTGGCCACCACCGCGGCGCAGACCACCGAGTTGCGCTCCCGGAACCGGCGGTTGATCTGCCAGGTGTACGTCGGGTCGGTGCACCCCGACGATCCGGACGCCAGCCGCTATCCGGCCCAGGTACGCGGTGCCACGTCGACCGGAACCGGCCGCAGCTGGCTGGACGTACGCCGCTGGGAGACGCTGCGGCCGGTGCTGGCCGACCGGTTCCGGCTCTGCCGGGGCAAGGGCTTCGCAGCGGTGGTGATCGCCGACGCGGACGGCTACGACAAGCGCAGCGGCTTCCCGCTGGAGTTCGACGACCAACTGGCGTTCAACCGCCGGGTCGCCGCCCTGGCCCGCTCACTCGGCCTCTCCCCCGGCCTGCTGGGTGCCCTCGCGCAGGTCGCCGCGCTGGCGCCGGATTTCGACTTCGCGGTGAACGAGGAGTGCGTACGACTGAAGAACTGCGCCAAGCTGCTGCCCTTCGCCGACGCCGGCAAGCCGGTCTTCCACGTCGAGTACACCGGCGCCACCCTGGATTTCTGCGTCACAAGCGTCGGGTACGGCTTCGCCTCCATGCGCAAGAACCGCACCCTGGACGCCTGGCGGCAACCCTGTCCTCCGCCGCCGTGA